Proteins co-encoded in one Malus domestica chromosome 09, GDT2T_hap1 genomic window:
- the LOC103443623 gene encoding pumilio homolog 23 isoform X1: MGGEDKSHKRSRKKMDMGRKHNKQSSSLDANVGKKGSWRGSKHQGDSETQKPLVRKQVDPETMNYFKEIDNLFASNGDDMEERPVVCGNALEEAKGREMELATHYIISHTMQKLLEGCDVDSLCGFLRNCAKDFPSIAMDQSGSHVAESAIKSLSRHLEDNEAYSAIEDTVNAICKVIAKNPGDLMYDRYGSHVLRSFLSLLKGVPLDSSEFHGTKSSSVAEQLNFKASRADTDITPHSVQGFPRLFDFLVSGMFKCIQNNIQTLQVDQYSSLVLQTALQLLAGDEEKLLQLIPILIGCTRDDILEGKSIQTTKVRGILHLMKETAFSHLIEVVLGVAPEVLYNEMFTKVFRNSLFELSSHHCGNFVIQALISQARHKDQMELIWEELGSKFKDLLKTGKSGVIASLIAASQRLHTYEHKCCEALATAVHSSNEDSTCIVPRLLFIDSYFYCEDKSNWNWPAGGRMHVMGSLILQRVFQFQNEFIHPFITSITCLNADNILEIAKDSKGAHVIEAFLSSDASAKLKRRLIMKLRGHFGELSLQSSGSFTVEKCFTVGNISLREAIVTELVAVQNELWNKKHGPHLMRKLDVDGFAARPDQWRSRQESKQSTVNEFISTFGSSETKPSKSGSFLSDDFKNTSRPNKVKQMSEEIAHLQESPAPFLSTSGIKHKPKKTERNSKKFGKFSAAENVSKGKKNKSKKIVTDEGASQSTAKKEKKRHREDVESKSSKKSKA; encoded by the exons ATGGGTGGAGAGGATAAGTCACACAAACGGAGTAGAAAGAAAATGGATATGGGCAGAAAGCATAATAAACAAAGTTCCTCCCTTGATGCCAATGTTGGGAAAAAGGGATCCTGGCGGGGTTCGAAACATCAAGGCGATTCGGAGACACAAAAACCATTGGTTAG GAAACAGGTTGATCCCGAAACCATGAATTACTTCAAGGAAATTGATAACCTTTTCGCGAGTAATGGGGATGATATGGAGGAGCGACCAGTTGTATGTGGTAATGCCCTTGAGGAAGCTAAGGGGAGAGAAATGGAACTGGCAACCCATTATATCATAAGCCATACTATGCAGAAACTCCTTGAGGGCTGTGATGTTGACAGCCTTTGTGGTTTCCTTCGAAACTGTGCGAAGGACTTCCCTTCTATTGCAATGGATCAATCTGGTTCTCATGTAGCTGAGTCTGCCATCAAGTCTTTATCTAGGCATCTTGAGGACAATGAGGCGTATTCTGCTATTGAAGACACTGTAAATGCAATATGCAAG GTGATTGCAAAGAATCCTGGTGATCTGATGTACGATCGCTATGGATCTCATGTTCTCCGaagttttctttctcttcttaaAGGAGTACCATTAGATTCTTCTGAGTTTCACGGGACAAAGTCTTCTTCAGTTGCAGAGCAATTGAACTTCAAGGCATCTCGAGCAGACACAGATATTACACCACATTCTGTACAGGGATTCCCACGTTTATTTGACTTTCTTGTTTCAGGGATGTTCAAGTGTATCCAAAACAACATTCAGACCCTGCAAGTTGATCAGTACAGCAGTTTGGTTCTGCAG ACAGCTTTGCAGTTGTTAGcaggagatgaagaaaagctGTTGCAATTGATTCCCATTCTTATTGGATGTACTAGGGATGATATTTTAGAAGGAAAATCCATCCAAACGACTAAAGTGAGAGGCATTTTACATCTCATGAAAGAAACAGCATTTAGCCATTTAATTGAG GTTGTTTTGGGAGTGGCTCCCGAAGTCTTGTACAATGAAATGTTCACAAAAGTTTTTAGAAACTCATTATTTGAGCTTTCATCTCATCATTGTGGGAACTTTGTTATTCAAGCCTTAATTTCTCAAGCACGGCATAAAGATCAA ATGGAGTTGATTTGGGAGGAACTTGGTTCGAAATTTAAGGATCTGCTCAAAACGGGAAAATCAGGAGTTATTGCTTCGCTGATTGCTGCAAGTCAAAGGCTGCATACTTATGAGCATAAG TGTTGTGAGGCCCTTGCTACTGCGGTACATTCAAGCAATGAAGACTCTACATGCATTGTTCCCCGATTACTGTTTATTGACAGCTACTTCTACTGTGAAGATAAGTCCAACTGGAATTGGCCAGCCGGTGGTAGAATGCATGTCATGGGTTCTTTGATTCTCCAAAGagtttttcaatttcaaaat GAATTCATACATCCTTTTAttacaagcattacgtgcctcaaTGCTGATAACATACTTGAAATTGCTAAAGATTCCAAAGGTGCTCATGTTATTGAAGCTTTTCTAAGTTCTGATGCTTCTGCAAAACTGAAGCGCCGGTTAATCATGAA GCTTCGTGGACATTTTGGAGAGCTTTCATTGCAATCATCAGGCTCTTTTACTGTTGAAAAGTGTTTTACTGTGGGTAACATCTCACTGAGAGAGGCCATAGTAACTGAGTTGGTAGCTGTGCAAAATGAGCTTTGGAACAAGAAGCATGGCCCTCATCTCATGCGGAAACTAGATGTTGATGG ATTTGCTGCTAGACCTGATCAGTGGAGGTCCAGGCAAGAATCGAAACAATCAACTGTCAATGAATTTATTTCTACATTTGGCTCTAGTGAGACCAAGCCGTCAAAGAGCGGCAGCTTTCTTTCAGACGATTTTAAGAACACATCGCGACCAAATAAAGTAAAGCAAATGAGTGAAGAGATTGCACATCTCCAGGAATCTCCTGCACCATTTCTGAGTACATCAGGCATCAAACACAAACCAAAGAAAACAGAACGGAACAGCAAGAAGTTTGGAAAGTTTTCAGCAGCCGAGAATGTTTctaaaggaaagaaaaacaagtcgAAGAAAATAGTCACAGATGAGGGAGCATCCCAATCCACTgccaagaaagagaagaaacgGCACAGAGAGGATGTTGAGTCAAAATCCTCCAAGAAGTCTAAAGCATGA
- the LOC103443623 gene encoding pumilio homolog 23 isoform X2: MGGEDKSHKRSRKKMDMGRKHNKQSSSLDANVGKKGSWRGSKHQGDSETQKPLVRKQVDPETMNYFKEIDNLFASNGDDMEERPVVCGNALEEAKGREMELATHYIISHTMQKLLEGCDVDSLCGFLRNCAKDFPSIAMDQSGSHVAESAIKSLSRHLEDNEAYSAIEDTVNAICKVIAKNPGDLMYDRYGSHVLRSFLSLLKGVPLDSSEFHGTKSSSVAEQLNFKASRADTDITPHSVQGFPRLFDFLVSGMFKCIQNNIQTLQVDQYSSLVLQASLQLLAGDEEKLLQLIPILIGCTRDDILEGKSIQTTKVRGILHLMKETAFSHLIEVVLGVAPEVLYNEMFTKVFRNSLFELSSHHCGNFVIQALISQARHKDQMELIWEELGSKFKDLLKTGKSGVIASLIAASQRLHTYEHKCCEALATAVHSSNEDSTCIVPRLLFIDSYFYCEDKSNWNWPAGGRMHVMGSLILQRVFQFQNEFIHPFITSITCLNADNILEIAKDSKGAHVIEAFLSSDASAKLKRRLIMKLRGHFGELSLQSSGSFTVEKCFTVGNISLREAIVTELVAVQNELWNKKHGPHLMRKLDVDGFAARPDQWRSRQESKQSTVNEFISTFGSSETKPSKSGSFLSDDFKNTSRPNKVKQMSEEIAHLQESPAPFLSTSGIKHKPKKTERNSKKFGKFSAAENVSKGKKNKSKKIVTDEGASQSTAKKEKKRHREDVESKSSKKSKA; encoded by the exons ATGGGTGGAGAGGATAAGTCACACAAACGGAGTAGAAAGAAAATGGATATGGGCAGAAAGCATAATAAACAAAGTTCCTCCCTTGATGCCAATGTTGGGAAAAAGGGATCCTGGCGGGGTTCGAAACATCAAGGCGATTCGGAGACACAAAAACCATTGGTTAG GAAACAGGTTGATCCCGAAACCATGAATTACTTCAAGGAAATTGATAACCTTTTCGCGAGTAATGGGGATGATATGGAGGAGCGACCAGTTGTATGTGGTAATGCCCTTGAGGAAGCTAAGGGGAGAGAAATGGAACTGGCAACCCATTATATCATAAGCCATACTATGCAGAAACTCCTTGAGGGCTGTGATGTTGACAGCCTTTGTGGTTTCCTTCGAAACTGTGCGAAGGACTTCCCTTCTATTGCAATGGATCAATCTGGTTCTCATGTAGCTGAGTCTGCCATCAAGTCTTTATCTAGGCATCTTGAGGACAATGAGGCGTATTCTGCTATTGAAGACACTGTAAATGCAATATGCAAG GTGATTGCAAAGAATCCTGGTGATCTGATGTACGATCGCTATGGATCTCATGTTCTCCGaagttttctttctcttcttaaAGGAGTACCATTAGATTCTTCTGAGTTTCACGGGACAAAGTCTTCTTCAGTTGCAGAGCAATTGAACTTCAAGGCATCTCGAGCAGACACAGATATTACACCACATTCTGTACAGGGATTCCCACGTTTATTTGACTTTCTTGTTTCAGGGATGTTCAAGTGTATCCAAAACAACATTCAGACCCTGCAAGTTGATCAGTACAGCAGTTTGGTTCTGCAGGCAT CTTTGCAGTTGTTAGcaggagatgaagaaaagctGTTGCAATTGATTCCCATTCTTATTGGATGTACTAGGGATGATATTTTAGAAGGAAAATCCATCCAAACGACTAAAGTGAGAGGCATTTTACATCTCATGAAAGAAACAGCATTTAGCCATTTAATTGAG GTTGTTTTGGGAGTGGCTCCCGAAGTCTTGTACAATGAAATGTTCACAAAAGTTTTTAGAAACTCATTATTTGAGCTTTCATCTCATCATTGTGGGAACTTTGTTATTCAAGCCTTAATTTCTCAAGCACGGCATAAAGATCAA ATGGAGTTGATTTGGGAGGAACTTGGTTCGAAATTTAAGGATCTGCTCAAAACGGGAAAATCAGGAGTTATTGCTTCGCTGATTGCTGCAAGTCAAAGGCTGCATACTTATGAGCATAAG TGTTGTGAGGCCCTTGCTACTGCGGTACATTCAAGCAATGAAGACTCTACATGCATTGTTCCCCGATTACTGTTTATTGACAGCTACTTCTACTGTGAAGATAAGTCCAACTGGAATTGGCCAGCCGGTGGTAGAATGCATGTCATGGGTTCTTTGATTCTCCAAAGagtttttcaatttcaaaat GAATTCATACATCCTTTTAttacaagcattacgtgcctcaaTGCTGATAACATACTTGAAATTGCTAAAGATTCCAAAGGTGCTCATGTTATTGAAGCTTTTCTAAGTTCTGATGCTTCTGCAAAACTGAAGCGCCGGTTAATCATGAA GCTTCGTGGACATTTTGGAGAGCTTTCATTGCAATCATCAGGCTCTTTTACTGTTGAAAAGTGTTTTACTGTGGGTAACATCTCACTGAGAGAGGCCATAGTAACTGAGTTGGTAGCTGTGCAAAATGAGCTTTGGAACAAGAAGCATGGCCCTCATCTCATGCGGAAACTAGATGTTGATGG ATTTGCTGCTAGACCTGATCAGTGGAGGTCCAGGCAAGAATCGAAACAATCAACTGTCAATGAATTTATTTCTACATTTGGCTCTAGTGAGACCAAGCCGTCAAAGAGCGGCAGCTTTCTTTCAGACGATTTTAAGAACACATCGCGACCAAATAAAGTAAAGCAAATGAGTGAAGAGATTGCACATCTCCAGGAATCTCCTGCACCATTTCTGAGTACATCAGGCATCAAACACAAACCAAAGAAAACAGAACGGAACAGCAAGAAGTTTGGAAAGTTTTCAGCAGCCGAGAATGTTTctaaaggaaagaaaaacaagtcgAAGAAAATAGTCACAGATGAGGGAGCATCCCAATCCACTgccaagaaagagaagaaacgGCACAGAGAGGATGTTGAGTCAAAATCCTCCAAGAAGTCTAAAGCATGA